A stretch of DNA from Phycisphaerae bacterium:
GCAAGTCGCGTCCGACCTGTCGGTCCTAGCGGTGGAAGGATCGGACGATTCTCGAAGAGCGGCGCGCGAGTTGTTCTACTATGCCGTGGCGGTCTCGTCGTCAACGTCACGGCCTGAGCGAACGAATATCCAGATAAAGACGATCGCTCCACTCGAACTCGAGGGGGAGGTTCTCGCGGATTATTCGGTCGTCGTGCTGGGAAACGTGCGAAATCTGCCAGACGCCGAGTGGGGGCGAATTGAGCGTTTTGTGCGCACCGGCGGCGGCCTCCTGGTGGTCTGCGGCGACCGCATCCTGACGGATCATTTCAACGATGTCGCCGCCCGCCATACCGGCCTTTTTTCATTTGAACTCGAAGACCAGGCGAAGGCGTTGGCCGAGCCGTGGCGCGTTCGCCTCGATGAACCGGGACATCTGGCCCTGGCCGACCTCGTCCATAGCGATCGCGGAGGACTTCGCGCCGCTCATGTGAATTCCTATTGGAAATGCCGGCCGCGCGCGACCGAACGGGAGCTGCATGCCCCGCTTCGGCTGTCGAACGGCGACCCGCTCTTGATCCAGTCCGATGTCGGGCAGGGGCGGGCATTGTTCTGGCTGACCAGTGCGAACATGGCCTGGAACAACCTGCCCGCCAAGCCGGACTTTGTCCCGCTCATGCTGAACCTCACGCTCTTTGCCGCCGGTGGTGATCGAAGCACGACGAACTTGCTCATCGGCCAGAGCATACTTCACTTGGACCAAGGAAAGGAACCCCGCAGCGCGGGCGTCGTTCAGCGCCCCGATGGCGCGTCGGTAAAAGTAGATTGGACAGACACCTCGGGCGGCACGGCCGTCGTCTATGCCGGCACGGATCGACCCGGATTCTACGGCGTCACGGCGGGCCGCGAGCGCTTTATCGACGCCGTCAACATCGATCCCCGTGAAAGCGATCTTGCGCCGGTCGACGCCACGGTCGTCCGCCGGTTACTGGGCGACGACGTTAGGTTTGCTGCGCAGGTGGAAGACGCACTGGCCGACCTCGGCACCCGGCCCCCGCGGGAGATCGCGCCGCTTATTATGGTCGTGCTGCTCATGGTTCTTTCACTGGAGACCATCATGGCCATGCTCTTCCGGGGGCAATCATGACGGGTCTCTTGGAAACGCTTCTAGGCCTGGACCGCATCCGTCTTGCGGACGAGGGTCCGGTCTCGCTGCAATTTGCCGCGCCCCCGGCGCCGTGGATCATGCTCGTCGGAGCCGTGGTCGCCGGCATCGTCGTCTGGTTCGCCTATCGCCTCGAACCCCATCCGCGGCCGTTTCGCTGGACGCTGGCGGTCCTTCGATTCGGCGCGATCATGACGGCCCTTTTTATTTGTGGTCAGCCGATGCTCGTCTTGCGGCGCAATCACGTGGATCCATCGTACGTCGCCGTTCTCGTCGACCGTTCGGCGAGCATGGCCGCGCGCGACGCGGCGCCCACGCTCGTCGATCCGCCGAGTCGCGAGCCGCTGACGCGATGGCAAGAGGCCGCGGGGGCCTTGACCGCTCCCGAGGGTGGAATGTTGGGCCGGCTCGGCGAGCGGCATCGACTGGGGTTGTGGCTTTTTGGAAAGCAGGCCGAACCGCTGGCGGTTTTGGACGTCAAGGATGCGGATCATTCGAAAATCACTCGGAATCTCGAATCAGTAGTTCCGATGGGAAGCGGCACCGACGTTTCCGGCTCCATTGTCCAGGTCGTTCACCAGACGCAGGGCCATCGCATGGCCGGCCTCGTCGTCATCAGCGACGGCCGCCAGACCGCCGCCGATGACATCGAGGAGGCGGTCAGCGCCGCGCTGGCGCGATCCATCCCGGTACATGTTGTCGCGGTGGGTTCGACCCAGCCACGCCGCGATCTGGCCGTCGCCTCGATCTGGGCGCCGGAAGAGGTCTTCTTGAGCGATACGGTTGCCGTTCGTTACGAGATCGAGGCGGTCGGCATCGATGTGCCCTTGTCCATCGTCGTAGAACTGTCCGACGCCGCACGTCGGGAAGTCATCGCCACGCAGACGCACCAGGCCGTTCCCCTTGGGCCGCCGGCCAAGGGCGAGTTTCAATACCGCCCCACGGCGGTGGGCCGGCGCGTCCTTCAAGTGTCCGTCCGACCCTGCGCGGGCGAGCTGGAACTGGAAAACAATTTTGCCCAGACGTCGGTGACGGCGCATGACGAGAAGATCGGCGTGCTCTATGTCGAGGACATGCCGCGTTTCGAATATCGCTATTTGAAGAACCTGCTGCTTCGCGAAAGCGGCATCGAAAGTAGTTGCCTCCTCCTGGGGGCGACGTCGGGCTTTCTGCAGGAAGGGACGCTGCCGATTCGGCGGTTTCCCCAGAGCATCGAGGAACTACGCCCGTACGACGTGATCGTCCTCGGCGATGTCGATCCCCGCGGCGACTGGCTGACACCGGTTCAGCAATCGCTGCTCGTGGATTTTGTTTCGAAACAGGGCGGCGGATTGGCGTTCATCGCGGGCGAACGAAACATGCCGCAACGGCTTCGTCAGACTCCTCTGGAAAAGCTCCTACCCGTGGAGATCGACCCTCACTTTCACGGTCGGTACGAAAAGGCTTTGGCGGAGGAATTCCGAATTCAACTCACCAGCGAAGGCCAGTCCCACCCGATCTTTCAATTGAGAGATGAGACCCTGCGGCCGGGCGACGAAATGCCCTCGATGCCGGGCCTCTACTGGTACGCCCGCGTGCTGGGGCCGCAGCCGGCCGCCAGCGTATTAGCGGTTCACCCGACGGCGCAATCGGCGGGCGGGCCGATTCCCCTCGCCGTGCTGGGACGATACGGCGCGGGGCGGACATTTTATCTTGGCAGCGACGATCTCTGGCGCTTGCGGCAGGACTCCGGTGAAATATTTTACGACACATTTTGGTTGCAAGCCCTGCACACACTCGCCCGCGCCAGAAAGCTCGGCGAGGGGCGGCCCTGGCGGCTGGAGGCGGATCGGGGGCGATGCGAAGTCGGGGAAAAAATCCAGGTCAGACTGACGGCGTCAACTGACTTGCCGATCGGCGATTTGACCACCATCGCCGGTCAGGTGCGCGATGCCGCTGATGAACTCGTGGGGCGGCTTGTCTTGCGATCAAACGGGCCGGCAACCCGCGTGTTCGAAGGCGAATTCCGGCCGCGGCGACCGGGGACCCTCGCACTGATCGCCGAGCCACCGGCAGCGGGCGCCCCTGCGCGCCGTTACGCAAGAAACGTCACGGTTGTCGCCGGCGACGTCGAGCAGCGGCGGCTGGAGGCGGATCACGAATATTTACAGCGACTCGCGCGACGAACCGGCGGTCGTTTTTGGCGCCTTACGAACGACTCGGCGGGCGCCGTTTCGGTCGACGGACTGGACCTCAATGCCCTGGCATCGGTGATCCCCGATCGAAGCATCCAAATCGCCGACGACATCGAGGAGCCGCTGTGGGACAAGGGCGTGATTCTCCTACTCTTTGTGACGCTGATCGGAACAGAATGGACCATGCGTCGATCGGCGGGAATGGCGTGAACGAGCAAGCGACAAATGTCGAAACGAATGCGATGCTGGCGGACCTGCGCCGCGTCCGCCGGCGGGTGCGCGCACTTCTCGTCGTAGAGGCCATCGGCCGGCTCATTGCGTGGGTAATATTGATGGCCGCCATCCTGGCGGTGTTGGATTGGTGGGTTCGATTTCCCTGGTTTGTCCGCATCAACTTTCTGGCCCTCGGGACCGTCTTCGCGCTCTGGTGGGCTTATCGCGCCATTTGGCGGCCGCTGACCGCGCCCATCCATCTGGATCAACTGGCCCTCGGACTCAAGGCCCTCCCGGCGCATGTGAAAGACCGGCTGGCCGGGACCGTCGCGTATTTGCAGGCGGGTGGAGAGGGCTCGGACGAGATGTGGCGACAGGTCGTGAGCGAGACGATCCGCTCCACCGAGGGCCTTCCATCGCGGGGCCTCCTCCGCGCCCGCCCGGCGATTCGCTCAACTCTCTCTACCATGGGTGCCTTGACCGCTGTCGGCCTGGTCGCGTGGTTGGCCCCGGGTTTCGTTTCCACGGGAGTCATCCGACTCGCTCGGCCATTCGCCGCGGTTGAATGGCCCAAGGCAGCGCAGATTTCCCCACTGACGACGGATGTCGTTGTGGCCTGGGGCGAGGCCTTCACCGCCCAAATGCGGCTGGATCGCGGGGATCGAGCCTCGACGCGGGCCTTCGTTCATTGGAGTTCGTCGTCGCAGCACCGCCAACGCGAGCAAATGCGCCGCGACGCCGACGGCGTCTATCGGTTCACTCTGGAGAACATTCGCTCCCCCCTTTCCTATAGCTTCTCTGCGGGCGACGATGACACGGCCAATCGTCCGTTTCAGGTCAAGGTCGTGAAACGGCCTGCCGTCACTGCCGCCCGTGTGACTGTTACGCCGCCCCCATATGCCCGTCACTTACCCGCGCACTCGCGCGTATTGGACGACGCGCCGGTAACGGCGCTGCGCGGCAGCCAAGCCCGATTCGACGTGACGCCGGATCGTCCGATCGGGAGCGACGGAGCTTCCAAGGCGGCGTTGATCCTCGACGGCGAATGTCGCGTGCCGCTGATCGCCGAGAATCCGGCCGGCGCGATGTTTTCGGCGAATGTGACGCTTGATCGAAGCACGACGATTGAGACGGCATTGGTCGATGCCGACGGCCTCGAATCGCGCGGCGGACCCGTTTATCGAATTCGCGTGAGACCGGACGAGCTGCCGACGGTCGCCATTCAGCGCCCCGCCGGCGTCAGCGAGGCGACGCCGGCCGCCATCGTGGAGCTTCAAGCGACGGCGCAGGATGATGTGGGTTTGGCCGCCTTTACCCTTCTGGCCTCTAAGAACACGCCGGAGTTTCAGACCGTCGCCGATCTCTTGACGATCGCGCGTGACGGTCCTTCGGAGGGCGAATCAGCGTCGAGGCCGGCGCCGCCGCCGCTGCGCTGCGCGCTGGTCTATTCATGGAATATCGAGACGCTGAAGCCGGTGCCGGGCGACGCCATTCGGATTTGCGTCGAGGCGCGGGACGGTTTCGACCTCGACGGCCGTACGCACGAGCCTGTTCGTTCGCTGATCGTCACCATCAACATCATCTCTCTGGAACAGTTCGCGGATCGGCTGCGGTCTGAGCTGATGGCCGTCCGCGGTCCCTTGCGCGATTTGTTGACGGACCTGCTTGCCGCAGCCGAGCGGACTCAACAACTCGATCAGAATCCGGCCGCAGCGACGCCCCTTGATGCCACGGAGCGCCAGGCCGTCGAATCGCTCGTGGCTCGTCTCCAGCGATTGACGGCCCAGAGCCGTCAGGCCGCCGAAAAGACCCAGGAAGTCGCTCAAAGGGCCGCCCGCAATGGGGCCGCGACATCGGAATCCATGCGCCAGGCTGAACGCCTGGCTCGGCGGCTTCGCGGGTCCGTAGAGGAACGGTTGAAAGAGGCGGCCCAGTCGTTGGCGAGGTCCGGCGACGCGCGGAAGGCCGACGTCCAACACGAACACCTGCAGGCCTCGCGGGATGCGCAGGATGAAGTCGCCGGTGTGCTGCAATCGATGCTTGACGAGGTCGAGCGTTGGAGCGAATTCGAGGAGCTCGTTCGTAAGCTGCGCGAGGTGCTCGATCGCCAGGAGGCGCTCGAACGCGACACCGCCTCGCTGGCCAGGATCGCCGGTCGGTCGCTGGGCGAGACCGGTGAATCGTCGTTGCCGATGCTCGCGGCGCGTCAATCGCAACTGCGATCGGACGTGTCCACACTGATTCAAACCATGCAGACCTGGGCGCGGCAGAAATTGGAAAGCGAAACGGCGGCGAGCTTGTCGGTCGACGCGGCAGCCCGACTCGCCGAAGAAAAGGCCCTGCCGGCGAACATGGATCAGGCGACCCAGTCCATCGCCGAGGGCCGATTCAGCAGGGCATCCGAAGCGCAGCGCGGGGCCGCGGCGATTCTTCGGGCCATGATCGCGGCGTTGGAGAAGAAGCCCGACCGGGAATTGGCGGACCTTTCCCGGGCGCTTCAGGACCTGACGGCGCGGTTGCGGAAGATTATCGCGGCGCAGGAGGCGCTCCTGCGCGATACGGAGGCAGCCGCTTCGACGGGCGGGGCGGAGGAGACGCTGCTGAAGCTCGCCGACCGTCAGATGACGCTGCACAAGACAAGCCGGGCCGCAGCCGCGAAGGTCAAGGACTCTGAAGAGGAAGGACCGGCTGCAAGGAAGGCCATCCACGGCGCGGCGGATCGAATGCAGACCGCCGGAGAATTGTTGGAGCAGGCGGAAGCGGCAAATGTTCCCGACGCGCAGCGCGATGCACTGGACGGACTCCACGCGGCCCTGGAACTTCTTGAACGACTGGAAGGGCGGACCGAGCAGGCCATCGCGGAGCGGTCGCTGGCCCAGATCGTCGCCCTGCTCGGCGACCTGCGCCGCGCGCAGGCCGGCCTTCGCGGCGAAACCGCCGAAATCCACGCCCGCAGCAGCTCCGACCGGCGGCTGTCGCGGGCGGACAGTCTTCGCGCGGCAAAGTTGGCCAAGGACCAGCGCGGGTTGACGACGCCGCTGCAGGAGGTTCGCGAGAAACTGAAATCCAGCGTCGTGTACGACTATGTGTGCATGAGAATCGCCGAGCGAATGGAGTCGGCCGCTGCCAGGTTGGAGGAAAAGGACTGCCCGGCGGCCCTGTCGGAGCAGGATGACGTTCTGCGCGAGTTGGCGGATCTTCTCCAGGCCGCCGCGGAAGAACCGAAGAAAGATGAGGCCCGCTTCGTGGACGACTCTGGTGGCGGCGGCGCCGGCAGCCCCACCCCGGAGAAGCCCGTGCCGACGCTGGCGGAATTGAAAGTCCTGCGCCGCCTGCAAACCGAAGTCAACGCCCGGACTGCCGCATTGGATCGATCGATGCCTGATCCGCTGCTGCGAACGGAGTCGCAGCTCGAGGAAATTCAATTGACCGGCGGGCTGCAAAAAGACATTCACGAACTGGCAGTTAAGATGATCGATAAATCCGAAGAACCTAACCGCGATGGGGCCGACGGAGACAAAGAGGAAAAAGAGAACAAATTCAACAGGACCGATTGGCCGTTTTTTCTGCCGGGCTTCGGACCAACCACACAGCCAGTGGCTCAGGATCAGGAAGCGACGCTGCCTCCCAAACGCAAGACAAGCGATTCGGTGGTCGACGAGGAACTCGTCCGCAGGTTGCTCGGCGGCCAATCGTCCGTCGTAGACGCCGTCGAGAAGACGATCACCGCCATGGACGACGCGGCGGAAGGATTACGCGACCGGCTCGACACGGGTGAAAAGACTCAGCGCGTCCAGGTTCAGGTTCTCGAAGGTATTGACCAACTGATCGCCGAGGCGCGCAAGAATCGCGCCGCCTCGCGCGATCGCTCGTCGACGGTCCGGCGACGCCAGGCCAGGCCGGGCGGCCGTTCCTCGCCGGGCACCCCGGCGAAGTCGGGCGAGGGAAAGGCCCCGGCAGCGGTCAGTCGCCCGGCAGATCCTCAAGACGCCGCCCGCCGCGGGCGAAAGGGGGGCGATGCGGACAAGACCGACTTGTCTCGCGGCTGGGGCTATCTGCCGCAGCGCGATCGCGAGGAGATATCACAGGGGTTCGACGAGCAGTTTCCGGAAAAATACCGCGAGCGAATCCTCGAGTACTATCGCTCATTGGCGGACGAGGCGCGGCGGAATGCAGAAGAATAGCAAAGGGCGAATAGCGAATAGCGAAACCCGAGGCGGTCCATCCCGCGTCCGGGGTTCAATCTCTTCTTTCGCTATTCGCTATTCGCTATTCGCCATTCTCCTTTGCCCTTCCGCCCTGGCCCAGGCCCCCTCGACTCAGCCGATCGATTCGAGAGAAAAAGCTTCGGAACAGCAGCTCGCCATCAACAAGGGCCTCGCTTGGCTGTCCAAGCAGCAGAAGCCCGATGGCTCGTGGGGCAGCGAGTCGCAGTATGGCCGGCATGTCGGCATCACCTCGCTCGGCGCCCTGGCGTTCGTGGAAAGTGGCAGCGTCCCGGGTCGCGGGCCGTACGCGAAGAATGTCGAGAATGCGCTGGCGTTCGTCCTCGATTCGGCCTCGGAACAGTCGGGACTCATCGCCGCCGAAACCTCATACGGCCCGATGTACGGTCACGGCTTCGCGACGCTTTTTCTCGGCGAGATGTAC
This window harbors:
- a CDS encoding BatA domain-containing protein, whose translation is MTFLHPAMLATAGGLALLPLVIHLLSRRGYQSQPWAAMMFLAAAQKSAKRRIRIERWLLLILRTLIIVLLGAAIARPLATGSLLGDALARPRFDRVILLDDSFSMQAVHPDGSTSFDAAKALARKIIEQSDARDGLALIAASQSPRTWMDQPVHDRQALRGILDGWKCSWATGDVPGAMRLSADVLSRGQAAAGARWVYFISDGTAASHTISNRATSAPAELGKRWPTIDRIIVLNVGPASRDNVAVTALTAASQIVGVGVPARFNVRLTNHGARPLERVNCDVLVDGAVASTRTIGPIEPHGEASDPFELVFNTEGPHRVAAQIKTDDAMPADNTRFLGVQVASDLSVLAVEGSDDSRRAARELFYYAVAVSSSTSRPERTNIQIKTIAPLELEGEVLADYSVVVLGNVRNLPDAEWGRIERFVRTGGGLLVVCGDRILTDHFNDVAARHTGLFSFELEDQAKALAEPWRVRLDEPGHLALADLVHSDRGGLRAAHVNSYWKCRPRATERELHAPLRLSNGDPLLIQSDVGQGRALFWLTSANMAWNNLPAKPDFVPLMLNLTLFAAGGDRSTTNLLIGQSILHLDQGKEPRSAGVVQRPDGASVKVDWTDTSGGTAVVYAGTDRPGFYGVTAGRERFIDAVNIDPRESDLAPVDATVVRRLLGDDVRFAAQVEDALADLGTRPPREIAPLIMVVLLMVLSLETIMAMLFRGQS
- a CDS encoding VWA domain-containing protein; the encoded protein is MTGLLETLLGLDRIRLADEGPVSLQFAAPPAPWIMLVGAVVAGIVVWFAYRLEPHPRPFRWTLAVLRFGAIMTALFICGQPMLVLRRNHVDPSYVAVLVDRSASMAARDAAPTLVDPPSREPLTRWQEAAGALTAPEGGMLGRLGERHRLGLWLFGKQAEPLAVLDVKDADHSKITRNLESVVPMGSGTDVSGSIVQVVHQTQGHRMAGLVVISDGRQTAADDIEEAVSAALARSIPVHVVAVGSTQPRRDLAVASIWAPEEVFLSDTVAVRYEIEAVGIDVPLSIVVELSDAARREVIATQTHQAVPLGPPAKGEFQYRPTAVGRRVLQVSVRPCAGELELENNFAQTSVTAHDEKIGVLYVEDMPRFEYRYLKNLLLRESGIESSCLLLGATSGFLQEGTLPIRRFPQSIEELRPYDVIVLGDVDPRGDWLTPVQQSLLVDFVSKQGGGLAFIAGERNMPQRLRQTPLEKLLPVEIDPHFHGRYEKALAEEFRIQLTSEGQSHPIFQLRDETLRPGDEMPSMPGLYWYARVLGPQPAASVLAVHPTAQSAGGPIPLAVLGRYGAGRTFYLGSDDLWRLRQDSGEIFYDTFWLQALHTLARARKLGEGRPWRLEADRGRCEVGEKIQVRLTASTDLPIGDLTTIAGQVRDAADELVGRLVLRSNGPATRVFEGEFRPRRPGTLALIAEPPAAGAPARRYARNVTVVAGDVEQRRLEADHEYLQRLARRTGGRFWRLTNDSAGAVSVDGLDLNALASVIPDRSIQIADDIEEPLWDKGVILLLFVTLIGTEWTMRRSAGMA